The sequence ACAAGTTTTGATCAAGGTCACGAATATATAAGACATCAGAAATATATTTAGTACCTTGCTTTGTTTCAAACGCAATGGTGCTTCTCCCTTTTGCTTGAACAATTCTTCCATCACCGAGCTTCACTTTAGTATTGATTTTAGTATCAAGATTACAAAAGTATGACAGCTCTGGAGTCATATGGCTAGTGCACCCACTATCAAGAAGCCATGTAAGTCTTCTTAAACTTTTATCGACATGTGAGACCATGAACAAGTGTTCATTTGCTTCCTGATTTTCCTCAGTGACATTTTCCAACTAAAGTTCCTTTGTTTGATCTTGATTTTTCTTTGCTCTACAATATCTCTCAATATGACCAAACTTTTTGCAAAAATTGAACTTAAATTATGGTTTATCTTCGAACCAACAATCAACTTCATGATGATTTTTATTTTGACAAACTTTACATGGAGGGAAAGTACCTTTCTTTAATGTTGAAGAGGAGCTTCGTGAATTTGAACTTTTATTTCCTTTATAATTTCCTCTCTTATATGTGTTTTGTCTTGAATTTCCAGCCTTGTTATTTTTGAAAAAAACTGGAAAAGCACCTTCAACATTTTCTTCGGATCTTATAGAGACCCTTTGTTCTTGTGCTTGAAGCTTGCTTGTTAGTTCAGAAACTGTAAGCATGCTAACATCACAAGATTCTTCCATTGCGGAAATTTTGGCTTCAAACTTTTGAGGAACACTTATCATTATCTTCTCCACCACTTTCTGGTCTGAAATCTTATCACCATGAAGTCTAATTTGATTAACAACATCCATTATTCGCGATGAATAATCTTTCACGAGTTCATCATCGTTCATTTTCAACAATTCAAACTCTCGTCTGAGAGTCAATAATCTGACAGCTTTTACTCTATTAGAACCTTCGTAGGTATCTTGGATTTTATCCCACACAGC comes from Rutidosis leptorrhynchoides isolate AG116_Rl617_1_P2 chromosome 4, CSIRO_AGI_Rlap_v1, whole genome shotgun sequence and encodes:
- the LOC139842199 gene encoding uncharacterized protein, with amino-acid sequence MKKYLKSQGLWKVIETDEDPPALRANPTVAQLRNYEDELLKKDKALTCLHSGLADQIFTSIMDLDTPKAVWDKIQDTYEGSNRVKAVRLLTLRREFELLKMNDDELVKDYSSRIMDVVNQIRLHGDKISDQKVVEKIMISVPQKFEAKISAMEESCDVSMLTVSELTSKLQAQEQRVSIRSEENVEGAFPVFFKNNKAGNSRQNTYKRGNYKGNKSSNSRSSSSTLKKGTFPPCKVCQNKNHHEVDCWFEDKP